A genomic window from Pseudocitrobacter corydidari includes:
- the gspE gene encoding type II secretion system protein GspE produces the protein MNQDQLLALCKKHHALLIGNDQSVLSIAVVGAPSDELMDALRFATQKRVDIECWSQERMDKHLKLTATASQPAANDDSRSAVDLLNRSLEQALLQRASDIHFEPGEHHLRLRLRVDGVLHLLTTLPLSLAATLTARLKVLGNLDIAERRIPQDGQFTVEIAGQSVSFRIATLPCRYGEKVVLRLLHNVEQALDIHQLGMSGDQLALFGDALNQPQGLILVTGPTGSGKTVTLYSALQRRNRSDVNICSVEDPVEIPIEGLNQTQINPRAGLTFQSVLRALLRQDPDIVMVGEIRDGETAEIAIKAAQTGHLVLSTLHTNSTVETLVRLEQMGVARWMISSALQLVVAQRLVRKLCPHCREKNGVEAPLPHTLWPRALPHWQATGCQHCYHGYLGRAAIFEILPLNNDLRHAIAAGRGTEELVQKARLAGMTTLFENGCMAVERGLTTQEELLRVMGLPHGS, from the coding sequence ATGAATCAGGATCAGTTGCTTGCTCTGTGTAAAAAGCATCACGCCCTGTTGATCGGCAACGATCAGAGCGTGTTAAGCATCGCCGTTGTCGGTGCGCCGTCGGATGAACTGATGGATGCGCTGCGTTTTGCAACGCAAAAACGCGTCGATATCGAGTGCTGGAGCCAGGAGCGGATGGATAAACATTTGAAGCTCACGGCAACCGCCAGCCAACCCGCCGCCAATGACGACTCCCGCAGCGCGGTCGATCTGCTGAACCGCTCGCTGGAGCAGGCGTTGCTCCAGCGCGCATCAGATATTCATTTTGAACCCGGCGAGCATCACCTGCGTCTCAGGCTGCGCGTCGACGGCGTGCTGCATTTACTGACCACGCTACCGCTTTCACTGGCGGCAACGCTCACCGCACGTTTAAAGGTGCTGGGCAATCTCGATATTGCCGAACGTCGCATTCCACAGGATGGTCAATTTACCGTGGAGATCGCCGGTCAGTCCGTCTCTTTTCGCATCGCGACGCTGCCGTGTCGTTACGGTGAAAAGGTAGTTCTGCGCCTGCTGCATAACGTTGAACAGGCGCTGGATATCCATCAACTCGGCATGAGTGGCGATCAACTGGCGCTGTTCGGCGATGCGCTCAATCAGCCACAGGGGCTGATCCTGGTGACCGGGCCGACGGGCAGCGGTAAAACCGTGACGCTGTACAGCGCCCTGCAACGGCGTAATCGCAGCGACGTCAATATTTGCAGCGTGGAAGACCCGGTTGAAATACCCATCGAAGGGCTGAATCAAACGCAAATCAACCCTCGCGCCGGGCTGACGTTTCAGAGTGTACTACGTGCCCTGCTAAGGCAGGACCCGGATATTGTGATGGTCGGTGAAATTCGCGATGGCGAAACGGCGGAAATTGCCATCAAAGCCGCGCAAACCGGGCATCTGGTGCTCTCTACGCTGCACACCAATTCAACCGTTGAAACGCTGGTACGCCTGGAACAAATGGGCGTGGCGCGCTGGATGATCTCATCGGCGCTTCAGCTTGTGGTGGCCCAGCGGCTGGTGCGTAAACTGTGCCCGCACTGCCGGGAGAAAAACGGTGTAGAAGCACCGCTGCCGCACACGCTTTGGCCCCGCGCTTTACCTCACTGGCAGGCGACGGGTTGCCAGCATTGCTATCACGGCTATCTTGGTCGGGCGGCGATCTTTGAGATCCTGCCGCTTAACAACGATCTACGCCACGCCATTGCCGCAGGTCGCGGGACCGAAGAACTGGTACAGAAAGCGCGTCTGGCGGGAATGACAACCCTGTTCGAGAACGGCTGTATGGCCGTCGAGCGCGGGCTTACCACGCAGGAAGAGTTACTGCGCGTGATGGGGCTTCCGCATGGCAGCTAA